One Bdellovibrionales bacterium CG10_big_fil_rev_8_21_14_0_10_45_34 genomic region harbors:
- a CDS encoding DUF2203 domain-containing protein, translating to MSQVIELGKRRVFSHQQAEELLPIILRVTKKFSDIVEAHMNQLNANKDLSVEAVQFIDDEINRHIHLWQNQLERLGVMPKGLWIADFDSGDGFFCWKYPEKEISYWHRHCDGFSGRVRLSSVTRLNTDGTLYALNSRDESLNS from the coding sequence ATGAGTCAGGTGATCGAACTAGGCAAACGACGAGTATTCTCCCACCAGCAGGCTGAAGAGCTTTTGCCCATAATTTTGCGTGTGACAAAAAAGTTTAGCGACATCGTTGAGGCTCACATGAATCAGCTAAATGCCAACAAAGATCTTTCGGTCGAAGCTGTTCAGTTTATTGATGACGAGATCAATAGACACATACATCTTTGGCAAAATCAGTTGGAGCGCCTCGGTGTCATGCCAAAAGGTCTTTGGATAGCGGATTTCGATTCTGGAGATGGCTTTTTTTGTTGGAAGTATCCAGAGAAAGAAATTTCTTACTGGCACAGGCATTGCGACGGCTTTAGTGGCCGAGTTCGGCTTTCATCAGTGACACGGTTAAATACCGATGGTACTCTTTACGCATTAAATTCTCGTGATGAATCTTTGAATTCTTAA
- a CDS encoding NAD+ synthase: protein MRVALAQINPVPGDFRRNYSLVLNEVSRVSEKSADLVVFPELTLFGYWPRDLLEREFLVKEQDKALKLLLKKLPTNLTVLLGAVTRNPGKGKPYRNSALLIQKGRIVSVFHKELLPTYDIFDEARFFHPGRLEDNIFRFKGYKVLVTICEDIWAWNPKWASVGDYDNPITRLAKKAKSGRRSKGSAAAVCDLVVNLSASPYEKGKAASRAKVVSKTSKTLGAPMIYVNQVGAQDEVLFDGRSILSNSSGKIAFTATAFSSATCVFDFDKSRKNCWELVDETTIKGLSQQASKATSSTIGRGGVTSAAAMSGSYVRDHIDAITMGIEDFCEKNSLARAHLGLSGGVDSALVCVLAVRALGKENVTAIYMPGPYSSELSQRLASELATSLGIEYHELSIQSVYKTMIGAFDSKFTHNKFDLVNENIQARLRAVYLMAYSNLRGSLLLNTSNKTETAVGYTTLYGDMCGGLAPIADLLKREVYELCRELNTMGYSIAEEIFSRAPSAELREGQEDEKSLPPYKLLDESVEKIITRAEAPSSEVDEFVWNAMSKSEFKRWQAPPILRVSNHAFGRGRRYPIRVPPAHF from the coding sequence ATGCGAGTCGCCTTGGCTCAAATCAATCCCGTCCCAGGGGATTTTCGACGAAATTATTCACTCGTTCTTAATGAAGTCTCGCGAGTCAGTGAGAAAAGTGCCGACCTTGTTGTTTTTCCAGAGTTAACTCTCTTCGGATATTGGCCCCGAGACCTCTTGGAGCGGGAGTTTCTTGTTAAAGAGCAAGACAAAGCTCTTAAACTTCTCTTAAAAAAACTTCCGACGAATTTGACGGTATTGCTGGGTGCGGTGACTCGAAATCCAGGCAAAGGCAAACCTTATAGAAACTCAGCTCTTTTGATTCAAAAAGGTCGCATTGTTTCAGTTTTTCACAAAGAATTGCTCCCTACTTACGATATTTTTGATGAAGCTCGTTTCTTCCATCCTGGCCGCTTAGAAGATAATATTTTTCGCTTCAAGGGCTACAAGGTTCTCGTAACCATTTGCGAAGATATCTGGGCTTGGAATCCCAAATGGGCATCGGTTGGCGACTACGACAATCCGATTACTCGTTTGGCAAAAAAGGCTAAAAGCGGGCGGCGATCAAAAGGGTCAGCGGCGGCAGTTTGCGACTTAGTTGTTAATTTGAGTGCCTCACCCTATGAAAAAGGTAAGGCGGCAAGTCGCGCCAAAGTAGTTTCAAAGACTTCAAAAACTTTGGGTGCACCTATGATATATGTGAATCAGGTGGGGGCTCAAGACGAGGTCCTTTTTGATGGAAGATCAATTTTAAGTAACAGCTCTGGTAAAATTGCTTTCACAGCGACAGCTTTTAGTTCTGCTACTTGTGTCTTTGATTTTGATAAATCTAGAAAGAATTGCTGGGAGCTTGTCGACGAAACGACAATCAAAGGTTTGTCACAGCAGGCGTCGAAAGCTACTTCCTCGACAATAGGTAGGGGTGGAGTCACTTCAGCTGCCGCGATGTCAGGGAGTTATGTGAGAGACCATATAGACGCAATAACTATGGGGATTGAAGATTTCTGTGAAAAAAACAGCTTAGCTCGTGCTCATTTGGGGTTAAGTGGTGGAGTAGATTCCGCTTTAGTCTGCGTGTTGGCCGTCCGTGCGCTTGGTAAAGAGAATGTGACTGCTATTTATATGCCGGGACCCTATTCAAGTGAGCTAAGTCAGCGTTTAGCGAGTGAGCTCGCGACGTCATTGGGGATTGAGTACCATGAACTTTCTATTCAGTCGGTATACAAAACAATGATTGGCGCGTTTGATAGCAAATTTACTCACAACAAGTTTGACTTGGTGAATGAAAATATCCAGGCAAGATTGCGAGCCGTGTATCTTATGGCCTATTCCAATCTGCGTGGATCACTCCTTCTTAATACGAGTAACAAAACCGAGACGGCGGTTGGGTATACTACCTTGTATGGGGATATGTGCGGAGGACTGGCTCCGATTGCTGACCTTCTTAAACGTGAAGTTTACGAACTTTGTAGAGAGCTCAACACGATGGGGTATTCCATTGCTGAAGAAATCTTTAGTCGCGCACCCTCAGCCGAACTTCGAGAGGGGCAAGAAGATGAAAAGAGTTTGCCTCCGTACAAATTGCTAGACGAATCTGTCGAAAAAATAATTACCCGAGCCGAAGCTCCGTCTTCGGAGGTTGATGAATTTGTTTGGAATGCGATGTCTAAGAGTGAGTTTAAAAGGTGGCAGGCTCCGCCCATCTTGAGAGTTTCTAATCATGCCTTCGGTAGAGGTCGTAGATATCCTATTCGTGTGCCACCTGCCCACTTTTAA
- a CDS encoding DNA polymerase III subunit epsilon: protein MDYIAFDLETTGFLAGVDQITEVGLVRFQGGKPIEKYCTLVNPRRSIPEGAIRVSGITDEMVKDAPVIEDLLEPLTNFVENAVMVAHNAPFDFQFLLADFKKYEVTAPDSLVLDTCAMSRKVFPGLLNYKLGTVVQHLKIPTSVFHRAEADAINCGHLFQEILKKTGSADGLPVIENLVALSNNQLLRFPKIERQPKQLAFI from the coding sequence ATGGATTACATTGCTTTTGACCTTGAAACTACTGGTTTCCTTGCTGGCGTTGATCAAATTACTGAAGTGGGTCTGGTTCGCTTTCAGGGCGGCAAACCCATAGAGAAATATTGCACATTGGTTAACCCCAGAAGGTCTATTCCCGAGGGTGCAATAAGAGTTTCTGGAATCACAGACGAAATGGTCAAGGATGCGCCTGTTATTGAAGACTTGCTTGAGCCACTGACTAATTTTGTCGAGAACGCAGTCATGGTGGCACACAACGCTCCCTTTGATTTCCAGTTTTTGCTCGCAGACTTTAAAAAATACGAAGTAACTGCTCCGGATTCCCTTGTCTTGGATACTTGTGCTATGTCTCGAAAGGTATTCCCCGGACTACTTAACTATAAGCTTGGAACCGTTGTTCAGCATTTAAAAATTCCCACTAGCGTATTTCATCGGGCCGAGGCCGACGCCATCAATTGTGGGCATTTGTTTCAAGAAATTCTTAAGAAAACTGGCAGTGCTGACGGGTTACCCGTCATCGAGAATCTCGTCGCACTTTCAAACAATCAGCTTTTGCGATTTCCGAAGATTGAGCGTCAGCCCAAACAGCTTGCTTTCATTTAG